The following coding sequences lie in one candidate division KSB1 bacterium genomic window:
- a CDS encoding nucleotidyltransferase domain-containing protein — MSRAKAEPAKILLKPVVKALEQGLTDDLVAVALFGSRARGDAEPESDWDLLIIAHNLPKRMLPRHFYLKSMLPREWCARISLLAKTPQEFEAQLPSLYLDIALDALVLFDPQGYLHEKFRKLCSWIDKMGLRRERLNGDWVWRWQQNRPVEWAPSWENIR; from the coding sequence ATGTCTCGTGCTAAAGCGGAACCGGCAAAGATCTTGTTAAAGCCGGTTGTAAAGGCGCTGGAACAGGGTCTGACTGATGACTTGGTAGCCGTAGCTCTTTTCGGGTCACGGGCACGCGGTGACGCCGAACCGGAAAGCGATTGGGACCTCTTAATTATTGCCCACAACCTTCCTAAAAGGATGCTCCCGCGTCATTTTTATCTCAAATCCATGCTTCCCAGAGAATGGTGCGCTCGTATCTCGCTTCTGGCAAAAACTCCTCAAGAGTTCGAAGCCCAACTTCCTTCGCTTTATTTGGATATTGCGCTGGATGCCCTTGTGCTTTTTGATCCGCAAGGCTATCTCCATGAAAAATTTCGCAAACTTTGCTCATGGATAGATAAAATGGGTTTACGACGTGAACGATTGAACGGCGATTGGGTTTGGCGCTGGCAACAAAACCGCCCCGTTGAAT